GACTATCTAAAAACCGGTCCAGCTGGTTCATTTCTGTAATACCTATCTTCCTGGCCAGTGGTTCTTTGAATTCTGGCAGGTGATATTCTATATTTTCCAGGGCACAGCCGTGTTTGAGGATGATTTCAGACTCTTTTCGGATGTCTGCCACTTCATGCATCTCGGTGATCTTCATGATGGTGGGTTGGATTGCTGCGAAGTAAATGTCCTCAGCACCACTACTTTCGGGAGATATGACCTTATTTGCCCCTGAACGGTATAATCGTTTGATGTTTACCTTTTTACTAGCTCTCGTGACGATCCATATCTCAGGATGTATTTCTCGGGCAGTAAGGGTGATGAAAAGATTGTCCACATCTTCACCAGTGGTGATGATAACTCCTCTGGCCTTTTTTATCCCGGCCTCAATCATTACACTTTCATCGGTGGCATCGCCTGGAATGGCCAGTACACCCGGATCATCCCAGAGTTCCTTTTCAACGATTGTGGGGTTTTTTTCAATTATAATGACATTCTGATTTCTTTTTAAAAGCTCTTTATGAACGGCGCTACCCACTCGCCCATATCCACAGAGGACGAAATGGTTCTTGGCACCTCTGATCATTCTTCTATGCCTTGCTCCTGAAGTAATATCTTCTACAGTCATGGAAACCACCATTATTATTAAAGTAAAAGCATAAGCAATCAAACTGGCCCCTCCCAGCACCAGTGTAATAACGAAAAATTTCTGTATTGGACTTTGGGGGCTTATATCTCCGTAACCCACAGTAGCTGTGGTTATAACCGTGAAATAAATGGAGTTTATAATATCAAGGCGCATGATTAGGAGCGATCCAATTATCCCATAGATTAACAGCCCTACCACAGCAATTATTGGATATCTAATTACTGAAAATGGAATTGAAGGAACAAAAGGAATGGGAGTTTTAGGGGTCTGCAAGTCATCACCATGATGTAAACCATTATTATACAAATTCTAGTGATTTTTTAAATCAGGAATCCTTGAAATATTATGGGTATGGTTAAATATCATCTTTCTTATAATTATAAGTAGTGATATCATGACTCCCAAGGATATGATGGTTGCAGATGCTAACTCTGAGGCAATGGGCATTCCCCGAACGTCTCTAATGGAAAACGCTGGAAGCTGCCTGGCCAGAAGAATTATAAATAACAGGAACCCTTGTAAAGTTGCTATATTTTCGGGTAACGGTGGTAACGGTGGTGATGGGTTTGTAGCTGCCAGATATCTCATAAATCATGGTTTCGAAGTTGAAGTATTCCTTTTATCTGAACCTTCCCTCATTAAATCATCAGAAACTCGGCTGAACTGGAATGTTCTGGAGAAGATGAGTAATGGAACCAGCCCACTCTCACTTAACATAATCAGAGACTCATCCTATCTCCACGAAACAGATGCAGAAGTAGTAGTTGATGCTATTCTTGGCACGGGTGTAAGTGGAAATCTCCGAGAACCAGTATCTACTGCAGTGGATATTATCAACCAGTCTGAAGGGTTTAAAGTAGCAGTGGATGTGCCTACGGGTGTTGACCCTGGTTCGGGAATGGTTGCTGATAATGCAGTTCGTGCTGATGTTACCGTGACTTTTCATAAGGTGAAAGTTGGATTGAACATTGCCAGTGTGGAATATATAGGAAATTTAGAGATCTGTGATATCGGAATTCCCCGGGAAGCAGAATTATTTACAGGACCCGGGGATCTGTTAAGACTTCCCAACCGGGATAAAAAATCTCATAAAGGTCAAAATGGCAAAGTTCTGGTAATTGGGGGAAGTAAAGAGTATTCCGGTGCACCGGCACTGGCTGCACTAGCATCTCTAGGTGCAGGTGCAGATATATCTGTGGTGGCATGCCCCAGAGAATTATCACAAGTAATCCGATCCTATTCTCCTGATCTGATCGTTCACAGTTTATCAGATGACTTCATGAATCCCAAAGACACCGATGAGATAGTTAAATTTTCTGAAAACTTTGATTCAGTTGTTTTAGGATGTGGAATAGGTAGGGAAGAGGAAACCTCTCTGGCAGTTAATGATCTGGTGGTGGAAATAGAAAAACCAATGGTCATAGATGCTGATGCCCTGAAAATGCTAGGACCTGGAGTTCTACCGCGAAGAATCTATGAAACAGTGATCACACCTCATGCCGGAGAATTCAGGGAATTTTCCGGTATAGGAGCTCCTCAAGATCTGCAAGACAAAATTAAGGTGGTTAAAGAGGTTTCAAGAGAGTCTGAAACCACGGTACTTTTAAAGGGAGCGGTGGATATCATAGCCCGTAATGATAAACTTAAATTAAACAGTACTGGAAATCCAGGAATGACTGTAGGTGGAACCGGGGACTGTCTGGCTGGTTTAACCGGGGCACTACTTGCCCAGGGTCGAGATGCCTTTGAAGCCGCATTTTTAGGCGCATATATTAATGGTTTGGCTGGTGATCTTGCTTGTGAAGAGTATGGGTACAATTTCAAAGCTACTGATGTTCTGAATTTTATACCTAGAGCATACCCCTTTTAATGAATATTTTGAGGGATTTTAACTAGTATTAGCAAATATCCTCGCAAATATCCTCATTGCATTGGTTGAATTGCATTAGTTTATTCCACCACTGCCTGGGCAAAGTATAGAAGGTCACAAACATTCCTATTTTTATTTTTTCCATCAAAATATGCTTTTTTGTAATCTGTACTGGTTACATCATTGATTTTTGAAAATCCGTAACTTGAGAGGAATTTTCCAATGGTTCCTTCTTTTATTCCAAATTGTAAAGGTTCCCCCATTTGTATCAGGAAGTTTCGAATATTTTGACCCACTGCCAGTGCAGTGGTTCCATCCACCACTGATTCAGGGTAGTAATCGAAGATAATCTGGCTGTCCTTTCCAGATTTGTTTACAATGAAATTGAGTGTTTCATCCACAGCTTCTGGGGGAATGTACATGATTAATCCTTCCATTATAAATAAAGTCTTCAATGATTCATTATATCCATTTTCAAATAACATTTGGCCAAGTTGTTGGGTTTCAAAATCAATTGGCACATAGGTTACGTGATCCGGGAGTGATCTGAAGATTTCTATGATTTTTTCCTTTTTGAAGTTCTGGGTGTTGGGGTGATCCACTTCAAACACTTTCACCTTCTCATCCAGTCCTTCAATCCTGTAAGACCTGGTATCGTAGCCTGCACCCAGTATAACCAGCTGTTGAAGCCCATCTCCAATGGATTCCTTTACAATATCGTCGAAGTATCTGACTCGGGCTATGATGGAACTGCTCAAACCGGGTAACTGATTTTCCATTGCTTCAATCCTTGCTTTTGCCTCTTCAGGATGTTTAATTCCAAACTCAACTATCTCTGGATTGATGAAATGGATTGCATAAGGATCATAACAGATACGTTCATCTTCATCCTTGGATGACTCTGCAAATCGTTGCATTGCAATGCCTTCCGCCATTTTACTTGGTCCTTCTCTATTGGGTTTCATCTGATCTTCCATATGGCATCACCTTCAATAAACTGACATTACGTCATTTAATGACATGGTGTCATGATATAAATAGTTTTGCCATTATTGGAAAAAAACCTCGAAAAGGAGAATAGAAATTTTAAGATTATTAGTTTTATATTAGCTTTTTACTAACTTTACTACTAACCATATGGCCTATAAAGTCCCCAACATCCATTAAAAACTCCTCATGAGTAATATCATGGCTTTCAAGCAAATTCTCAAGATCGGGAGGCATGTTATCCAGACTATTTGCTATTAAAGTCAACAATGCAGTAGCCTCAACGGGATTAACATCCGAACGGATGTTTCCTTCGTTTATTCCCTGTTTAATAATGTTACATAGTATATTTAACATTTCACGCCGTAAATTGAGGATTTCATTAAGATACTGACTTAGGGTGAATTTAGGTATGGGAAAATTAGCTAAACTACCACAATCTTCAATAAGTTTTTTATATTCAGAATAGTATTTGCTGTGCTCTATGTGTCCAATTTTATATTCAGCATTGTTTAAGCTGGAAAGATCAAATCTTCCGGACAGAAGATAATTGTAAATCTTCAAATAGTCAGGATATGTCTTAGCAAATTCGTAATAAGCCTTTCTGAAGGCAGCAAGCTTTTCAACACCTGTTTTTGCTTTCTGAGTTTCCTCTTTAATCAATGAATATAGAATAACAGTTCCTCGAAGCACAATGGCAAAAAAGAGTTCTTCTTTATTTTCAAAGTATAGATAAAGTGTGGATCTGCCTAAATCAACTTTTCTGGCGATTTCATCCAATGAAACGTTTTCATAACCTTTAGAGAAAAAAAGAGTCTCGGCAGCATTGATTATCTTGTTTCGCCGTTTTTCTTTTTTACGCGCATTGCGGTCTGATGATGAGGGCATACTATAAAAATTGTTTCAACTTATAATTTAAATTTACCCGAAATCAACAGCTTTTTAATTTACTTTTTTAATTTCCTTATACAAGTTGTGAATGTAATTAATATTGAGTATAACCACTCCCTATCAAATATAGCAGTTAAATTTCACTTACTAAATCCGCCAACTGTTCTAAATCCCGAACCTCAAAACATTCTGCTCCTGCATCTTCATAATAAGAAACACAGCTATCTGCAACATTCCATTTGGCTTTAGGTTCTGGATTTAATATTAAAACCCTTTTAGAATCCTTTGACATTTGATGGATTAGATCCGCACTTAAAGGTTTACGCCCATATTTTGTTAAAAATTCAGTGTTTGTGGATTGCTTTCCATGTTTTGGCCCAGCCCAGTCCCGGCAGTCACTTAAAATCATAACGTAGGACTTGTTGTTCAGGTTGGCCTGGTTTAGGAATCCATAGAATGCCGTGTGCATGTTGGATTTACCATGGATCATCCGGTTTTGCTTCCTGATCTCCAGAACTTTGAGAAAAGCATTAATCACCTCGTCTTCCTGGAGTGCACTTGATATTTCAGCGGTTTTATTATCAAATTCAAATGCTCGTAGATTGCTAAAAGAATGCTGGGAAGCGTAAACCATGCAGAAGAACCAGAGACTTATCCAGTCACAGGAAATGCTCACATCATTTAGAAAGTAATGATTGTGCTTTTTTATATGGGGTTTGCTTTTCACCAGCTCCAGCATGGCCCCTCCATGTTTCATATTTTTCCTGATGGTCCGTCGGATGTCAGGTTTCTGTTTTTTAGATTGTTTGAATCGTCTGACCCTTTTAGTGGCTATTTTTTTACCCATTTTCTGGCATAAATCTATTAATTCTGGCTGCAGTGAATTTAAATCAGTCAGGTTACTTTTAAGTGAATTAGATTCTGCACCATTTTCGGAATTATCACTAGTACTTCCTCCTAACGTATTTTCAATATAATCAAGCTTTATTTCATCAACAAGACTATCTTTGATGTGGTCCAGGGTGTGTGCGAAGGGGATGTACTTGGTTTTCGAGTGGAAGGATTGATCCTGGTTTCTGCCTGCAACGTATCCCTTGGATTGTATTTTATTTTTAGGATCAGCCTGAATTTTAGGGAGATCTCCCTTGCTGATATATCTATTCCCCTCAAAGAATGATTCATATATTGTATCGAATTTCTTTCTTTTACGCTGGTCTTTAAGATAAATAGCAGCAAGTACTTCCTTTAAATCTCCGTTACCTTCTTTAACCAGGGGAAGTGCTTCATAGGCAGTTGTGGTACATCGCAGACTGGCAGGAATCCCATTCTCACGGAGAATTCCTGAAAATCTGATGAGATCATATTTCATTGTTTCACTTGTATTTTTTTACTTATAGAATGATTCCAATACTTTTACCCGGTCTTCTTCATTTTTTATGACCACATTAATGGTTTTTTTAAGAGAATCTTCGTCTAATTCATTTCTGTCAAACATGATCACGCCTTTAATCCAGTCCACAGTGGCTCTAATGGATGGTATTTTGGTCAAGTTCATCCTCCGGATCTTCTGCATGGCCTTAACCACATCTTCCACTAAATAAGGGGAAGCTTCGGGTAAATGGGTCTTCATGATTTCCACCTCTCTTTCAAAGGAAGGATAGTCAATGTAAAGGTAGAGGCAACGATCTTTGGTTTCATCAAGCAGTTGCCTCTGGGAGTTGGAAGTCAGAACCACCAGAAGATCATTTTTAAGATCAAAGGTTCCCAGATCATTCACTGTTATCTGTTTTTCCCCCAGGGCCTGCAGGAGGAAACTTTCCACTTCCTCATCGGCCTTATCAATCTCATCAATCAGAATAACCGAGGGGTTATCATTCATGAAAGATGAAAGAAGGGGTCTTTTAATAAAAAAATCTTCCCCAAAAACATCATTCTCTGATTCATTTACATTCTCCTTAATTTTTGACATTTCCAGGTGTAATAGTTGCTTCTGGTAGTTCCATTCTCCTACTATCTGTTCAAAGGTAATCCCTTCATAACATTGCACCCTAAAAAATTCCCTTTTAAAAGCTCTTGCTATTGCTTTTGAAAGTTCTGTTTTACCTGTTCCTGGAGGGCCTTCGATTAATATGGGTTTTTTAAGTGATAGGGCAAGGAACACAACATTGACAATTGTGTCATCTGGAACGTAACTATTATTTTCCAAAATTTTTTCCACATAATTTGTATCTAGACCTGCTTTAGACATAAAATCACCATTCCTTTAATTAATACCATAATTTGCCCTAATCTATTAGTAATATTGCCATTGGAGTTATTGGGGTTGGATTACCATCAGTATCAAATTTTAATTCAATTCCTGCATTTGCTGCTGTTTTTAACAAATTGATACCCATAGATTCCGCTGAAAAACGTGCCATCAAGGCGTTCTGACAACCCTTATCCAGATTACAATTTTCACAAAGCAAGCACCTTCCACCAAAAAATGCCATAGCAAAGGCATATCCCTGGTTGAAAGCTGCTCTCTCCAGCTCCAGCAAATCAGTTAACATGTGTTTGTAAATTTTTGATATATCTGACCATATTACTGGTGATAAATTGTTCAAGTCCTGATTCCACAGTCTAACCTCATCTCCCTTTTCCTGCCCATATTTTGCTATTTCCCCGGATATTTCTGGAGGTTTGAGCTTAACAATCATGGCCAAATTGTATTCGTGGACTATCTTCTGGAACTCCTGGATGCTTGGTGTGTGGGGTGGGCATTTTAGGTTCTTCCCATAGTAGGGGCAGACCATGCACTTGAGACGGACTCTTTCTTCGACTACTACTTTTTCAGCGGGGATGACTTTTGCATAGACAACTCCTAAATCTAAAGCAAATTTTTCTAAAACCCTGTAATTATCATTTTTTGGCATTTTTTTCCACCTAAAATCTTTTTCCTGTTTTCATTGAAATAAACTATTAAAAATCATGGGATTAAATTACAAGGCCATTTCGCTTATTTTATCTGGAAATCCAAGATATTTCAGGGCTTTATTGCGGATCTGGATCATTTCAGGGGTTATAGATTCAGCTGTGTTTTTTGGCTCAGGATAAATAAGTGAAAACACCAGTATGTCACCAACACTGACCCCGCCCAGGGTTAGGGGAACTGAATTACTCATTACTGGAAGGAAAACCATACGATCAATTTTAAGGCCCCCGTAGGTCTCGGGTATGTTTAGCCTGCCCAAGTTTGATGGAATTGTGCCAGGTACCATGTTTTCCGATTTTTTTGCAAATGAGAAGGCAATGTTCTTTTTATCATTTGAAAACTGCAATAGATTCTCGGTCTGATCATATGCCTCGGGAACAACTTTTTCAAATGGTGCAAAAGATGATAATGCATCCATGAGCGTAGGATCAAAGTCCAGAACTTCAAGGGCATCAGAATCCAAT
The DNA window shown above is from Methanobacterium sp. and carries:
- a CDS encoding NAD(P)H-hydrate dehydratase, producing the protein MTPKDMMVADANSEAMGIPRTSLMENAGSCLARRIINNRNPCKVAIFSGNGGNGGDGFVAARYLINHGFEVEVFLLSEPSLIKSSETRLNWNVLEKMSNGTSPLSLNIIRDSSYLHETDAEVVVDAILGTGVSGNLREPVSTAVDIINQSEGFKVAVDVPTGVDPGSGMVADNAVRADVTVTFHKVKVGLNIASVEYIGNLEICDIGIPREAELFTGPGDLLRLPNRDKKSHKGQNGKVLVIGGSKEYSGAPALAALASLGAGADISVVACPRELSQVIRSYSPDLIVHSLSDDFMNPKDTDEIVKFSENFDSVVLGCGIGREEETSLAVNDLVVEIEKPMVIDADALKMLGPGVLPRRIYETVITPHAGEFREFSGIGAPQDLQDKIKVVKEVSRESETTVLLKGAVDIIARNDKLKLNSTGNPGMTVGGTGDCLAGLTGALLAQGRDAFEAAFLGAYINGLAGDLACEEYGYNFKATDVLNFIPRAYPF
- a CDS encoding class I SAM-dependent methyltransferase; the protein is MEDQMKPNREGPSKMAEGIAMQRFAESSKDEDERICYDPYAIHFINPEIVEFGIKHPEEAKARIEAMENQLPGLSSSIIARVRYFDDIVKESIGDGLQQLVILGAGYDTRSYRIEGLDEKVKVFEVDHPNTQNFKKEKIIEIFRSLPDHVTYVPIDFETQQLGQMLFENGYNESLKTLFIMEGLIMYIPPEAVDETLNFIVNKSGKDSQIIFDYYPESVVDGTTALAVGQNIRNFLIQMGEPLQFGIKEGTIGKFLSSYGFSKINDVTSTDYKKAYFDGKNKNRNVCDLLYFAQAVVE
- a CDS encoding TetR/AcrR family transcriptional regulator — protein: MPSSSDRNARKKEKRRNKIINAAETLFFSKGYENVSLDEIARKVDLGRSTLYLYFENKEELFFAIVLRGTVILYSLIKEETQKAKTGVEKLAAFRKAYYEFAKTYPDYLKIYNYLLSGRFDLSSLNNAEYKIGHIEHSKYYSEYKKLIEDCGSLANFPIPKFTLSQYLNEILNLRREMLNILCNIIKQGINEGNIRSDVNPVEATALLTLIANSLDNMPPDLENLLESHDITHEEFLMDVGDFIGHMVSSKVSKKLI
- a CDS encoding VWA domain-containing protein, translated to MKYDLIRFSGILRENGIPASLRCTTTAYEALPLVKEGNGDLKEVLAAIYLKDQRKRKKFDTIYESFFEGNRYISKGDLPKIQADPKNKIQSKGYVAGRNQDQSFHSKTKYIPFAHTLDHIKDSLVDEIKLDYIENTLGGSTSDNSENGAESNSLKSNLTDLNSLQPELIDLCQKMGKKIATKRVRRFKQSKKQKPDIRRTIRKNMKHGGAMLELVKSKPHIKKHNHYFLNDVSISCDWISLWFFCMVYASQHSFSNLRAFEFDNKTAEISSALQEDEVINAFLKVLEIRKQNRMIHGKSNMHTAFYGFLNQANLNNKSYVMILSDCRDWAGPKHGKQSTNTEFLTKYGRKPLSADLIHQMSKDSKRVLILNPEPKAKWNVADSCVSYYEDAGAECFEVRDLEQLADLVSEI
- a CDS encoding MoxR family ATPase, with the translated sequence MSKAGLDTNYVEKILENNSYVPDDTIVNVVFLALSLKKPILIEGPPGTGKTELSKAIARAFKREFFRVQCYEGITFEQIVGEWNYQKQLLHLEMSKIKENVNESENDVFGEDFFIKRPLLSSFMNDNPSVILIDEIDKADEEVESFLLQALGEKQITVNDLGTFDLKNDLLVVLTSNSQRQLLDETKDRCLYLYIDYPSFEREVEIMKTHLPEASPYLVEDVVKAMQKIRRMNLTKIPSIRATVDWIKGVIMFDRNELDEDSLKKTINVVIKNEEDRVKVLESFYK
- a CDS encoding DUF2284 domain-containing protein, which codes for MPKNDNYRVLEKFALDLGVVYAKVIPAEKVVVEERVRLKCMVCPYYGKNLKCPPHTPSIQEFQKIVHEYNLAMIVKLKPPEISGEIAKYGQEKGDEVRLWNQDLNNLSPVIWSDISKIYKHMLTDLLELERAAFNQGYAFAMAFFGGRCLLCENCNLDKGCQNALMARFSAESMGINLLKTAANAGIELKFDTDGNPTPITPMAILLID